A section of the Thermoflexus hugenholtzii JAD2 genome encodes:
- a CDS encoding potassium channel family protein produces the protein MYLIIVGGGKVGYYLSKSLLAEGHEVLLIEKNPRRAAFLIDELGTDHVWVGDGCDSSTFAQVGMNRADAVIAVTGDDEDNLVVCLLAKRKFNVPRTIARINNPRNAEIFARLGIDVTVSTTEIIQAQIERALPLRSLVHLLALRRGGIQLVEGKVAPGAPADGQPIRELGIPADALVVMVVRGDQTFIPSGDTILQADDELLAVTTPQSEPILRRLLLGT, from the coding sequence ATGTATCTCATCATCGTCGGCGGCGGCAAGGTCGGCTATTACCTGAGCAAGTCCCTGCTGGCGGAGGGACACGAGGTGCTTCTGATCGAGAAGAACCCCCGCCGCGCGGCCTTCCTGATCGACGAGCTGGGGACAGATCACGTCTGGGTGGGGGACGGCTGCGACTCCAGCACCTTCGCCCAGGTGGGGATGAACCGGGCCGACGCGGTGATCGCGGTGACGGGGGACGATGAGGACAACCTGGTGGTGTGTTTGCTCGCCAAGCGCAAGTTCAACGTCCCCCGGACCATCGCCCGCATCAACAACCCGCGCAACGCAGAGATCTTCGCCCGCCTGGGGATCGACGTGACGGTCTCCACCACGGAGATCATCCAGGCTCAGATCGAGCGGGCACTACCTCTGCGCTCCCTGGTGCACCTGCTGGCCCTGCGCCGCGGGGGCATCCAACTGGTGGAAGGGAAGGTCGCCCCCGGGGCGCCCGCCGATGGGCAGCCCATCCGGGAGCTGGGCATCCCGGCGGACGCCCTGGTGGTGATGGTGGTGCGCGGGGACCAGACCTTCATCCCCTCCGGGGACACCATCTTGCAGGCCGACGATGAGCTCCTCGCCGTGACCACTCCACAGAGCGAGCCGATCCTGCGGCGCCTGTTGCTGGGCACCTGA
- a CDS encoding potassium channel family protein codes for MRIVILGCGRLGAYLARQFARDGHAVTVIDREREALEALGPDFPGETVVGMGIDAEVLRRAGIEQADVFIAVTGYDNTNIMAAEVAREIFGVPRVITRLNDPLRAEIFQELGLKTVSPTTLAAEAIRKCLED; via the coding sequence ATGCGCATCGTGATCCTGGGCTGCGGTCGTCTGGGGGCGTATCTGGCCCGTCAGTTCGCGCGGGATGGCCATGCCGTGACGGTGATCGACCGGGAGCGGGAGGCCCTGGAGGCCCTGGGGCCGGACTTCCCGGGGGAGACGGTGGTCGGGATGGGCATCGACGCGGAGGTGCTGCGCCGAGCGGGGATCGAACAGGCTGACGTCTTCATCGCCGTCACCGGCTACGACAACACCAACATCATGGCCGCCGAGGTCGCCCGGGAGATCTTCGGCGTGCCCCGGGTGATCACCCGGCTGAACGATCCGCTGCGGGCGGAGATCTTCCAGGAGCTGGGGCTGAAGACCGTCTCCCCCACCACCCTGGCGGCGGAGGCCATCCGCAAGTGCCTGGAGGATTAG
- a CDS encoding NIL domain-containing protein, with product MDQTTLRRVKLVYPPALIDEPLLYRLIQRFGLLVNIRRAHVEATEAWLVVDLEGPPDRVEEGLAWIQKQGVLVEPVEQL from the coding sequence ATGGACCAGACGACCCTGCGGCGGGTGAAGCTGGTGTATCCCCCGGCGTTGATCGATGAGCCGCTGCTCTACCGGCTCATCCAGCGGTTCGGCCTGCTGGTCAACATCCGTCGGGCCCATGTGGAGGCCACCGAGGCCTGGCTGGTGGTCGATCTGGAGGGCCCGCCCGATCGTGTGGAGGAGGGGCTGGCCTGGATCCAGAAGCAGGGGGTGCTGGTGGAGCCGGTGGAGCAGCTGTGA
- a CDS encoding universal stress protein, with protein sequence MGHPLGVALALAFLAILSATLFWMLRVPRPVPAEVARAVYSVEAARCIVVPIVEEIYSERAVELACRLGEPQHARLVLVHVLEVPYTVPLDTPLPELEARGQRALETARFIALQHGMRPEIYLIRHRSAPEGILSVARQVGADQIIMGVGLKHRPSGDGLGRTVHEVMRRAACEVIVAKVPLRE encoded by the coding sequence ATGGGACATCCGTTGGGCGTCGCGCTGGCGCTGGCGTTCCTGGCGATCCTTTCGGCGACGCTGTTCTGGATGCTGCGGGTGCCCCGCCCGGTCCCGGCGGAGGTGGCCCGGGCGGTCTACTCGGTGGAGGCCGCCCGCTGCATCGTGGTCCCCATCGTGGAGGAGATCTATTCCGAGCGGGCGGTGGAGCTGGCCTGCCGGCTGGGGGAGCCCCAGCACGCCCGCCTGGTCCTGGTCCACGTCTTGGAGGTCCCCTACACGGTGCCCCTGGACACCCCTCTTCCGGAGCTGGAGGCGCGGGGCCAGCGGGCCCTGGAGACCGCTCGCTTCATTGCCTTGCAGCATGGGATGAGGCCGGAAATCTATCTGATCCGACATCGCTCCGCCCCCGAGGGGATCCTCAGCGTGGCCCGGCAGGTCGGGGCGGATCAGATCATCATGGGGGTCGGGCTGAAGCACCGGCCCTCCGGCGACGGCCTGGGACGGACGGTGCACGAGGTGATGCGCCGGGCGGCCTGCGAGGTGATCGTGGCCAAGGTGCCTCTGCGGGAATGA